CAAATTTAACCGTTAGGACTATTGGAAACATGGGAGGTACAGAGACCGTTGCTTTAAATGTAAACGAGATGCCTCAGCATAACCATACAGCTACTTTTACTGGGAATTCTGTTACTATTAAGGCTAATGCTACTAATGGCACAGATGCGACTCCTTCGGCTAGAAATATCAGCCTTGGTGCCACAACAAATGGAACTTCTCTTTACAACGCTGTTACTCCTGATGTTGCATTGAATGTTGGTGGTGGTGCTGTTACTGGAACTGTAGCCATAGCAAATAATGGACAAAATGCAGCTCATAACAACATGCAACCATTTACTGTATTAAATTACTGTATAGCTACCATGGGAATCTTCCCCACACGTCCATAATTTTTATTAACCGCTGATTGATATTACTAAATCAGCGGTTAATTTTATTAAATTAATTACGAATGAATCGCACCATTAAAATAGGGTTCCTTTTCCCATTTTCAACCATCACACCCAATATGTCGCAAGACATAATTGATGGATTTTTCACGGCAATACCAGAGTTATTTCGAAAGAACTTTCAGTTTTTTCCTGAAT
This portion of the Williamwhitmania sp. genome encodes:
- a CDS encoding tail fiber protein, which produces MDEPFLGQICAFGFDFYPNGWLFCDGTTLPIAQNSALFALIGTYFGGNGVQTFQVPDLRGRVVVGRGAGPNLTVRTIGNMGGTETVALNVNEMPQHNHTATFTGNSVTIKANATNGTDATPSARNISLGATTNGTSLYNAVTPDVALNVGGGAVTGTVAIANNGQNAAHNNMQPFTVLNYCIATMGIFPTRP